The genomic region CAGTCATACAGAGGAGCCATGGAGAGCTTAACGAGaatgacacagacacagacagtggATACGGGGGTGAGGCGGAAAAGAATGATGGGAAGAAAGGATGTGACCGGAGCAAACTGCAGGGGCCCAAGGCAGTAAAGATAAAGCAGGAGTTCGAGGATGACCGCGCTGCCAAAAAAACAAAGATGAACTGGGCTGGAAACTGCACGACAAGCGCAGACATGACCACCAGACCTGATCTGGTCTTTATGAATTCGTTGATGGGAATAACTGGCGTGGGACAGCAGACTCCCTTTTGCATGCCCTTTTACTTCATAAATCCCTCGGCGGCAGCGTCCTACATGCCTCTATTTGACAAAAGTAACCTAGAGAAGTTTGTGTACCCAGCTGCGGCAGCGGCCACGATCTCGTCTCAGTTTCACTGGTTATACCCCAGCCTCAACTCACATGCGTCGGCAACTGCGGCCGCAACAGCCGGTGTTTTTTCCCGCATGTCGACAGAGAAGATCTCTGGATTCGGTTCCGATTCCAAGGACTCTCCCTCCGACGACAGTGACATGTCAAACGTGGCGGAGCCGGGCTCACCTGATGAGAGGGAGAACAATCTTGAGAACGATGaagatgatgattatgatgataaGGAATTAGGGGATGAGTCCCCAGACAATGAAAATGACAGTACATAATTAAGATGACATTTTGAGATGTTGTTTTCTTTCTTGTAAAAACTGGCTAATTGAACTGTGTATGTGTTAGGCTTAATATGCAGAATGCACATCAATTTATGTTGTTTACGATTCTCCGACAGCTGTCTGTTTTTACCTTATTTTCGTATTTTCGATAGATTTGTATTGATATAGGAGTTTCGAGACAAATTTCACAGTTAAAATGCTCCTGTATCTTGGCCAAGCAGGGGGAAGTTGTGACAGTGTGTGCCTTTTGCACTTAATGCAAGAATAATCTGAATGTTAATCGACAATGATTGACACTAACAACATGTACACGTCTGTTATTACTAAAATCATATATTGAGCTGGAGTTTTTCCATTAACACAGCCTTTTAAACTGCGAATATCAGTGCCAAAACATCAAGACAAACAATCTGCTTATAAGCAATATTGCCCTCTGATCCCCAATCAGCTAGTGACTTTGGATGTAGGATGTTGCAACTGACCTACGCCAAGGTCAGCATTGCAGGTCAACATTTCTGACTGACTGTACAGTATGACTAATTGTGATAGGTGTGATTTGATCCATTTCCTTGTTTATGCACTAAATTGACCTCTGTATGAAGTGCTTGACAGAGTTACTGAGGTACTTCAAACCGAGATGTCCACCTTGGATCACAGATAAGCCCTAACTGGACAAATGATTTACTTCATATTATGTAACTCCCTCTCCATGCCAACACATTTGGATTAGTTTATTTAGTCTTTTGGAATTTGCAGTAACCCCCTCCGATACATTTTGCTGACTGCTGATATTTCGCATATTATTGAAAGGAAGCACGTCATTGGAAGATGCTGTTTTATGACAATTGACAATTATATCCCTGATTGGTTGGCATCTCTGCACACATAATGAGACACCCCGTGACCAGTCAGCTAAACCTCCAGCAAAATGATACTAGGCATGAACTTTGATATTGAATGTAACTACCTTTGTTTTTCTTAGCTCTGGAAGTTTCAGAGATAAAGTGCACTTGTTTCTGCCTTTGAAAAACCTCCCCGTTCCTTCCCAACACTCACTTTCCAACTATTGTAGTGCATCactgtatgtatttttttaaatacattgttcTTGAAGAAAATCACTAAACTAGAGGGCAGAAACTTAACTCCAGACTGTATAGACTGTGTATGTGTTTGAAGAACAAGATACTAGGCTACTACAGATCATGAGGCTTTTTAGTGTTTTTGAATAAACGTAAACCACTAATCATAATTCATTTTGGGATATACGTcttaatgtatttataaagctacATGAAACAACTTATACTCCAACTCCGAATGAAGAAGAAGCTCTAGTATCACATTCTAATACATACACAAACCTCCATTCAGATGAGGTGTATGTAGTTGGAGGTAACTTTGGTCCGGTGACCAAAAGTTCTGATAAATATCCTTTTGAAATGTACAATCCTTTTTTTCCTGCAATTGTGGTGTTTATCATGTTTGAGTTTCTTGTGTGAGTGACTAGATTTGATTTGCATATccaattttgtttattttttgcttCTGTTCAGCAGCTCTTGCCTCAAATCGATTATGTTTTCAACTGTCATTAAAGGGGGCATGTGTGTAAATAGTTTTGTGAATATACTATGGAATATATGTCCGATGTCAATGTTGTAGAAGAAAGGTagaaccaacaacaacaaaaatatttaaCTGAGAAACCGTTGCACATTTCGTCAAAGCTTTACACATATGCTGTTGTAAATTATTGCTGAAAAGTTGTAAAATAAATATCAGACCAGAAACTATTCGGATGCCTCATTGTTTAGTTTTTTTGCCAACAACTTGATTGTTTCCTTCTTAGACATAGCTATATCAAATGATTTAATAGGAGGCATGCTATAGATcagaggtgtcaaactcattccatggagggtcTACTGTCTGCAGGTTttcaaaaacctgcagacactcagccctccgtggaatgactTTGACACCTGTGCTAAAGATGATCACAAATATTACAATGATTGTCTCTGTAGTTCAAACACGTTACAGTACAAAATATTAGCTTCAACTTCAGAGgaatgaactatccctttaagatacTGACGAGGTCTCCCTACCCATTTAGTTGACCATGTCCAT from Oncorhynchus masou masou isolate Uvic2021 chromosome 22, UVic_Omas_1.1, whole genome shotgun sequence harbors:
- the LOC135509199 gene encoding class E basic helix-loop-helix protein 41-like, which produces MDEKISRLQDRQFMDHADFLGVEYSSLYMCKSKRGLKREDGKDAYKLPHRLIEKKRRDRINECIGQLKDLLPEHLKLTTLGHLEKAVVLELTLKHLNALTAVTEQQHQEILAFQNGDLSMKVPIRADLDAFHSGFQACAKEVLQYLNKLENWNACEQRCAQLISHLHKVSAQFQPGTPLLHPQLPARDALDRDGQKPDSQAGHDRVSVIQRSHGELNENDTDTDSGYGGEAEKNDGKKGCDRSKLQGPKAVKIKQEFEDDRAAKKTKMNWAGNCTTSADMTTRPDLVFMNSLMGITGVGQQTPFCMPFYFINPSAAASYMPLFDKSNLEKFVYPAAAAATISSQFHWLYPSLNSHASATAAATAGVFSRMSTEKISGFGSDSKDSPSDDSDMSNVAEPGSPDERENNLENDEDDDYDDKELGDESPDNENDST